One part of the Fibrobacter sp. genome encodes these proteins:
- a CDS encoding acetyl-CoA hydrolase/transferase C-terminal domain-containing protein, whose product MNWIEGKKCDAAAAAEMIQDGDILGVSGFTLAGYPKAVPLALAARAEKLHAAGEKFQVTLYAGASTGDSCDGALARAGALKLRMPYQSNPSLRKGINDGSIRYIDAHLGKMGYLVRTGTIPAPTVAVIEVSAILPDGRVCLSTSGGNSVCYLEMAPKIILELNTRLGDSCIGMHDDALPELPPHARPLPVYSAGDRVGNDFVKIDTNKVIAIVENDGFDEVTPFVQPDEVSKNIGERILDFIRFEESHGRLPKGMAYQSGVGKVANAVLCAMADDDRLGRIDLFTEVIQEAVLPLLKKGKLGVASGTALTLSQAAQQEFVQNASEWKKHFVLRQQEVSNSPDVIRRVGVISMNTALEADIFGNVNSSLVCGSAMMNGIGGAADFARNCALGFFLTPSVAKGGAISSIVPYVSHVDHTEHDTQIFVTEQGLADLRGLSTEERARLIIKNCVHPDFKDEMTEFLEYGLRHAKGQHLPLPLDRAFEMHLRFLATGNMKK is encoded by the coding sequence ATGAATTGGATTGAAGGCAAAAAGTGCGATGCCGCTGCTGCGGCCGAAATGATTCAGGACGGTGACATTCTCGGGGTTTCGGGCTTTACGCTCGCCGGTTACCCCAAGGCGGTCCCGCTCGCGCTAGCCGCCCGCGCCGAAAAACTGCATGCCGCGGGCGAGAAGTTCCAGGTGACGCTCTATGCGGGCGCTTCTACCGGCGACAGCTGCGATGGTGCTCTCGCACGCGCGGGCGCTCTCAAGCTCCGCATGCCTTACCAGAGCAACCCGAGCCTCCGCAAGGGAATAAACGACGGGAGCATCCGCTACATCGATGCGCATCTAGGCAAGATGGGCTACCTCGTGCGTACGGGTACCATACCTGCGCCTACTGTCGCCGTGATCGAAGTGAGCGCCATATTGCCGGACGGCCGCGTGTGCCTTTCTACTTCGGGCGGAAATTCCGTATGCTACCTGGAAATGGCCCCGAAAATCATCCTGGAACTGAATACGCGCCTGGGCGATAGCTGCATCGGCATGCACGATGACGCCCTGCCCGAACTTCCGCCGCATGCGAGGCCCCTGCCGGTATATTCCGCAGGCGACCGCGTCGGCAACGATTTTGTCAAGATAGATACGAATAAAGTAATCGCCATCGTCGAAAATGACGGTTTTGACGAGGTGACGCCTTTTGTGCAGCCCGACGAAGTCTCGAAGAACATCGGCGAACGCATTTTGGACTTCATCCGGTTCGAGGAATCGCACGGCAGGCTCCCGAAGGGAATGGCCTACCAGAGCGGAGTCGGGAAGGTCGCGAATGCGGTGCTTTGCGCGATGGCCGACGATGACCGCCTCGGGCGTATCGACCTGTTTACCGAAGTCATTCAGGAGGCGGTGCTCCCGCTTTTGAAGAAGGGCAAGCTCGGGGTGGCGAGCGGTACGGCGCTCACGCTTTCACAGGCCGCCCAGCAGGAATTCGTGCAGAACGCCTCCGAGTGGAAAAAACATTTTGTGCTGCGCCAGCAGGAAGTGAGCAACAGTCCCGATGTCATCCGCCGCGTGGGCGTGATTTCGATGAATACGGCCCTCGAAGCCGACATTTTCGGGAACGTGAACAGCAGTCTCGTGTGCGGCTCGGCGATGATGAACGGGATTGGCGGCGCGGCGGATTTCGCCCGCAATTGCGCTCTCGGGTTCTTCTTGACGCCGTCTGTCGCAAAGGGCGGCGCCATCAGCAGCATCGTGCCCTACGTGAGCCATGTGGACCATACGGAACACGACACCCAGATTTTCGTGACGGAGCAGGGCCTTGCCGACCTCCGCGGGCTTTCTACCGAAGAACGCGCAAGGCTCATTATCAAGAACTGCGTACACCCCGATTTCAAGGACGAAATGACCGAATTCTTGGAATACGGCCTGCGCCATGCCAAGGGACAGCACCTGCCTTTGCCGTTGGACAGGGCTTTCGAGATGCATTTGCGCTTCTTGGCGACCGGAAACATGAAAAAATAA
- a CDS encoding OmpA family protein — MKKSIVLSLLAVGLAFAQSGLMAGSDGLHQQNAYTLGQWNLAIGVGGDLALDSWSLSRGGAYTSNGKTHGLNEWDGSLSGRVNLGLGLFDFLDVGASLPLYYEHANDESGVAGWYEMWTTSRGDLDLWLKARIPFDDDRVFGLAAMFDFYIPTGETSAGMRPRHAWYLNDQGITHPFTADAFAVAGTLVMTLDFSKVNVPFRWNGHAGFVYATGEGEANTFVYGTGINWLPLSWLDAFVEYSGEFRVEKTGYPRDPLEDPMLITPGLRFHLPANIDFAIGLDVAVRALRNFRYDYQKEMKNVDDYTVHYMDEKGHRATYGYVPTPLYAGTAALTMRFGDNKKDSDGDGVLDSKDSCSSTPSGAVVDSVGCPLDGDKDGVLDGFDKCPGTPEGATIDSVGCPFDSDNDGVYDGIDKCANTKPGASVGINGCEGDFDGDGVEDSFDRCPNTRAGAPVDSAGCPLDNDKDGVADDLDKCADTPAGFTVDSTGCPLDADKDGVPDVLDKCPNTPAGVPVDTLGCAADADKDGVADAIDKCPGTKPGAQVNAEGCEGDFDGDGIPDAVDQCPNTKAGVPVDTTGCPSDADKDGVFDVNDKCPNTPAGTTVDNTGCAADFDKDGISDDQDKCPNTKPGVKVDTNGCPLDEDKDGVPDGIDQCAGTQNGAPVDSVGCPLDTDRDGVADYQDKCPNTIEGVKIDKKGCPVNKKEDLERLKKGIQFKTGSSKLTKASYKTLNQIIKLLQKYESAKLEIQGHTDNTGSDVANKRISQERADAVASYFTQKGISADRIRAMGYGSEMPIADNKTKSGRSKNRRVELVPFQD, encoded by the coding sequence ATGAAGAAATCAATCGTTCTTTCACTACTAGCCGTTGGCCTGGCCTTCGCCCAAAGCGGGTTGATGGCTGGATCCGACGGTCTTCACCAGCAGAACGCCTACACGCTGGGCCAGTGGAATCTCGCCATTGGCGTGGGCGGCGACCTCGCGCTGGATTCCTGGAGCCTGAGCCGTGGCGGTGCTTATACCTCCAACGGCAAGACCCATGGGCTCAACGAATGGGACGGCTCCCTTTCTGGCAGAGTCAATCTGGGACTCGGTTTGTTCGACTTCTTGGATGTGGGTGCTAGCCTTCCGCTTTACTACGAGCACGCTAACGATGAGTCTGGCGTTGCTGGGTGGTACGAAATGTGGACGACCAGCCGTGGCGACCTCGACCTGTGGTTGAAGGCCCGCATCCCGTTCGACGACGACCGCGTTTTCGGACTTGCTGCCATGTTTGACTTCTACATCCCGACGGGTGAAACCTCTGCGGGTATGCGTCCCCGCCACGCCTGGTACCTGAACGACCAGGGCATCACGCATCCGTTTACCGCCGATGCGTTTGCGGTGGCCGGAACCCTCGTGATGACTCTCGACTTCTCCAAGGTGAACGTGCCCTTCCGCTGGAACGGCCATGCCGGCTTCGTGTATGCGACTGGCGAAGGCGAAGCCAATACGTTCGTCTATGGCACGGGCATCAACTGGCTCCCGCTCTCCTGGTTGGACGCCTTTGTTGAATACTCTGGCGAATTCCGCGTAGAGAAGACGGGCTATCCGCGTGACCCGCTGGAAGACCCGATGCTCATTACTCCGGGTCTCCGCTTCCACCTGCCGGCGAACATCGACTTCGCTATTGGTCTGGATGTGGCTGTTCGCGCTCTCAGGAACTTCCGCTATGACTACCAGAAGGAAATGAAGAACGTCGACGACTACACCGTCCACTACATGGATGAAAAGGGTCACAGGGCTACTTACGGTTATGTCCCGACTCCGCTCTATGCCGGTACTGCCGCCCTCACCATGCGCTTTGGCGACAACAAGAAGGATTCCGACGGCGATGGCGTGCTCGACAGCAAGGATAGCTGCTCCAGCACTCCGTCCGGTGCCGTGGTCGACTCCGTGGGTTGCCCGCTCGACGGCGACAAGGATGGCGTTCTCGATGGATTCGACAAGTGCCCGGGTACTCCGGAAGGCGCAACCATCGACTCTGTCGGCTGCCCGTTCGATTCTGACAATGATGGCGTTTACGACGGTATCGACAAGTGCGCCAACACCAAGCCCGGTGCAAGCGTCGGTATCAATGGCTGCGAAGGTGACTTCGACGGCGACGGTGTGGAAGATTCCTTCGACCGCTGCCCGAATACCAGGGCCGGCGCTCCGGTTGACTCCGCAGGCTGCCCGCTCGATAACGACAAGGACGGCGTTGCCGACGATCTGGACAAGTGTGCCGATACTCCGGCTGGCTTTACGGTCGATTCTACCGGCTGCCCGCTTGATGCCGACAAGGATGGCGTGCCCGATGTTCTCGACAAGTGCCCGAATACTCCGGCTGGCGTGCCTGTTGATACTCTTGGCTGCGCTGCTGATGCCGACAAGGATGGCGTTGCCGACGCTATTGACAAGTGCCCGGGTACCAAGCCTGGTGCTCAGGTGAACGCTGAAGGCTGCGAAGGCGACTTCGACGGCGACGGAATTCCGGATGCCGTTGACCAGTGCCCGAATACCAAGGCCGGCGTGCCTGTCGATACTACTGGCTGCCCGTCTGATGCTGACAAGGATGGCGTGTTCGACGTGAACGACAAGTGCCCGAATACTCCTGCCGGAACGACGGTCGACAACACCGGTTGCGCCGCTGACTTCGACAAGGATGGCATCTCCGATGATCAGGACAAGTGCCCGAACACCAAGCCCGGCGTGAAGGTCGACACGAACGGCTGCCCGCTCGATGAAGACAAGGACGGCGTGCCCGATGGCATTGACCAGTGTGCCGGTACTCAGAACGGTGCTCCGGTTGACTCCGTGGGTTGCCCGCTCGATACCGACAGGGACGGCGTGGCCGATTACCAGGACAAGTGCCCGAACACCATCGAAGGTGTGAAGATCGACAAGAAGGGCTGCCCGGTCAACAAGAAGGAAGATCTCGAACGCCTCAAGAAGGGCATCCAGTTCAAGACCGGTTCTTCCAAGCTGACCAAGGCCAGCTACAAGACTCTCAACCAGATTATCAAGTTGCTGCAGAAGTACGAATCCGCCAAGCTCGAAATCCAGGGTCATACCGACAATACGGGTTCCGACGTGGCCAACAAGAGGATTTCTCAGGAACGTGCCGATGCCGTGGCCAGCTACTTCACCCAGAAGGGTATCTCTGCTGACCGCATTCGCGCCATGGGCTACGGCTCCGAAATGCCGATTGCCGACAACAAGACAAAGTCTGGCCGCTCCAAGAACCGCCGCGTGGAACTCGTCCCCTTCCAGGACTAA
- a CDS encoding polysaccharide biosynthesis tyrosine autokinase has translation MENKVAQSAVAPKPDDDEIDILEILVFLKSKWRFLIIFLILGVIAGGIASMWMRPAYSSDILLQVDVKGNKSVKALGEMGALLDASSPSEAEMQLLKSRMVLASVVEEERICFSANPLNKMDRLLHREGRMDLEYLKIPKSVSQAGMKIYARVLADTSSFEILDDDEKVILKGVVGETYRQPYAGDSLIVCVRSIKATAGQMFLLAAIHPQIAVAGLLKSLNVAEEGKNSGIIRVKMTHKYSDRVAEILNSVANTYLKQNIEMRSAEAKKTLEFLEEQLPGVKAKLDSAEHKLTSYRHTKGTIDLSGETRVHLQKDVELQQKLLELEQKKQEALRLFQAEHPTIRTIEQQQAKLRGELAKQQKAAAKLPLTQQEVLSLQEEVEVNNRLYTNLLNNIQQLRVVQAGEVGNVRIVDRAYVPIKPSKPNRKLIFLGVVFGFLLFGCALVLVRRMTQNGVASSSELELATGIGVYGKLPLIGKDTVNNVLKPVVHENPDEPFAEGIRALRTALEFSLMMDKDKVLMVTGLVEGVGKSFVSINLASSFAMSGKKVLLVDMDLRRGHMFERSHKGLCEMLRTDNYSDEYIEKVFENFHVLASGKRVVNPGDLLGKDRFGKFLDIARSQYDLIILDTPPVFQCSDALLVEKYVDHILCVLKHASHSMESIQDALAMFDRSTDKPLPKAFVFNKCERNRSGYGYGGNYGYYHRKY, from the coding sequence ATGGAAAATAAGGTTGCACAGAGTGCCGTCGCTCCGAAGCCCGATGACGATGAAATCGATATTCTAGAAATATTGGTTTTTCTCAAGAGCAAGTGGCGATTCTTGATAATCTTTTTGATTCTGGGCGTCATCGCCGGCGGGATCGCGTCCATGTGGATGCGTCCGGCCTATAGCAGCGATATCTTGCTCCAGGTCGATGTCAAGGGCAACAAGTCTGTCAAGGCGCTCGGCGAAATGGGCGCCCTTCTGGATGCGTCTTCCCCGTCCGAAGCCGAAATGCAATTGCTCAAGAGCCGCATGGTGCTCGCTTCCGTGGTGGAAGAGGAACGCATCTGCTTCTCGGCCAATCCGCTCAACAAGATGGACCGCCTGCTGCACCGCGAAGGGCGAATGGACCTCGAATACCTGAAGATCCCGAAGTCCGTAAGCCAGGCGGGCATGAAGATTTACGCCCGTGTCCTCGCCGATACGTCCTCGTTCGAAATCTTGGACGACGACGAGAAGGTGATTCTGAAGGGTGTCGTGGGCGAGACGTACCGCCAGCCCTATGCGGGTGATTCGCTCATCGTGTGCGTGCGCTCCATAAAGGCGACTGCGGGCCAGATGTTCCTGCTTGCGGCTATCCATCCTCAGATTGCGGTCGCGGGCCTCCTCAAGAGCCTGAACGTCGCCGAGGAGGGCAAGAATTCCGGCATCATCCGCGTGAAGATGACCCACAAGTATTCCGACCGCGTGGCGGAAATCCTCAATTCGGTCGCCAATACCTACCTCAAGCAGAATATCGAGATGCGTAGCGCCGAGGCGAAGAAGACCCTCGAGTTCCTGGAAGAACAGCTCCCGGGCGTGAAGGCAAAGCTTGATTCCGCGGAACACAAGCTGACCTCGTACCGCCATACGAAGGGCACGATCGACCTTTCGGGCGAAACGCGCGTGCACCTCCAGAAAGATGTCGAACTGCAGCAGAAGCTCCTGGAACTCGAACAGAAGAAGCAGGAGGCGCTCAGGCTGTTCCAGGCGGAACACCCGACCATCCGTACCATCGAGCAGCAGCAGGCCAAGCTCAGGGGCGAACTCGCGAAGCAGCAGAAGGCTGCGGCGAAGCTCCCGCTCACCCAGCAGGAAGTCCTTTCCCTGCAAGAAGAGGTGGAAGTCAACAACAGGCTCTACACGAACCTCCTGAACAATATCCAGCAGCTCCGCGTGGTACAGGCGGGCGAAGTCGGGAACGTGCGTATTGTGGACCGCGCCTATGTGCCTATCAAGCCCAGCAAGCCCAACCGCAAGCTCATCTTCTTGGGCGTGGTGTTCGGCTTCCTACTTTTCGGCTGCGCTCTCGTGCTCGTGCGCCGCATGACCCAGAACGGCGTCGCCAGCAGCAGCGAACTTGAACTTGCGACTGGCATCGGCGTATACGGCAAGCTCCCGTTGATAGGGAAGGATACCGTCAACAACGTGCTCAAGCCTGTCGTACACGAAAACCCCGACGAACCTTTCGCCGAAGGCATTCGCGCCCTCAGGACCGCCCTCGAGTTCTCCCTGATGATGGACAAGGACAAGGTGCTCATGGTTACGGGCCTTGTCGAGGGCGTGGGCAAGTCTTTCGTTTCTATAAACCTCGCGAGTTCCTTCGCCATGTCGGGCAAGAAGGTGCTGCTCGTGGACATGGACCTTCGCCGTGGCCACATGTTCGAACGCAGCCACAAGGGCCTCTGCGAGATGCTCCGTACCGACAATTACTCCGACGAGTACATCGAGAAGGTTTTCGAGAACTTCCATGTGCTGGCCTCCGGCAAGCGCGTGGTGAACCCGGGTGACCTGCTTGGCAAGGACCGCTTCGGGAAGTTCCTCGATATCGCCCGCTCCCAGTACGACCTGATTATCCTGGATACGCCGCCGGTGTTCCAGTGCAGCGATGCGCTGCTCGTCGAAAAGTACGTAGACCATATTTTGTGCGTGCTCAAGCATGCCTCGCATTCCATGGAAAGCATCCAGGATGCGCTCGCCATGTTCGACCGCAGTACAGACAAACCTTTGCCGAAGGCGTTCGTGTTCAACAAGTGTGAACGCAACCGCTCGGGGTATGGCTATGGTGGAAACTATGGCTATTACCACAGGAAGTATTAA
- a CDS encoding GtrA family protein yields MLHFIKYNAIGVMNTLITLATVWILHQWLNWNVELSNFLGFVAGGINSYLMNRIWNFKSHNQKRTEVLRFAIVFLCSYGLNLAALEGTKYMLAHVGALHEFTVWISQFMKPTFFANIVANIVYVLVSYTLYKKWVFKK; encoded by the coding sequence GTGCTTCACTTTATCAAATACAACGCCATCGGCGTCATGAACACGCTCATCACGCTCGCCACCGTGTGGATTCTGCACCAGTGGCTGAACTGGAACGTCGAACTTTCGAATTTCCTCGGGTTCGTCGCGGGCGGCATCAACAGCTACCTCATGAACCGCATCTGGAATTTCAAGAGCCACAACCAGAAGCGCACCGAAGTTCTCCGATTCGCAATCGTTTTCCTGTGCAGCTACGGGCTCAACCTCGCGGCACTCGAAGGCACAAAGTACATGCTCGCCCATGTGGGGGCGCTCCACGAGTTCACCGTGTGGATTTCGCAGTTCATGAAGCCAACGTTCTTCGCCAACATCGTGGCAAACATCGTCTACGTGCTCGTGAGCTACACCCTCTACAAAAAGTGGGTTTTCAAGAAATAA
- a CDS encoding ABC transporter permease, which translates to MGPITLIKISLKALLRNRMRTFLSVLGIVIGVAAVITMVAMGEGSKKSIKEQMTAMGTNAITIMPNQSRRGGVQMDASSSTETLEEEDVIALRKEATYIDAVSPLISVGGQAIVGNNNSPTSLSGVSADYLKIRNYEIADGVMFDDETDRMAKVCVIGQTVVKNLFADTDPIGKTIRYKNIPLKVIGTLKAKGSGDFGQDQDDVIFTPYQTVMKRFGATTKIRQILANSIGEGYAEKATEEIMGILKERRSWTKPTDPFRIFTQEEMITMVTSTSDLLSLVLTAIAGISLFVGGIGIMNIMYVSVTERTKEIGLRMAIGARGRDILLQFLFESVIISLLGGAIGIALGVAASEIVKNVMNWPMSVSAMSVIVSFGVCFATGVFFGWYPARKASRLDPIEALRFE; encoded by the coding sequence ATGGGCCCGATTACTCTCATAAAGATTTCCCTCAAGGCGCTGCTCCGCAACCGCATGCGTACCTTTCTTTCCGTGCTCGGCATCGTCATCGGCGTTGCCGCCGTGATCACCATGGTCGCGATGGGCGAAGGCTCCAAAAAATCCATCAAGGAGCAGATGACCGCGATGGGCACGAACGCCATCACCATCATGCCGAACCAGAGCAGGCGCGGCGGCGTGCAGATGGACGCGAGCAGTTCCACCGAGACGCTCGAAGAAGAAGACGTGATAGCGCTCCGCAAGGAAGCCACCTACATCGACGCCGTTTCGCCCCTGATTTCCGTGGGCGGGCAGGCGATCGTCGGGAACAACAACTCCCCCACGAGCCTTTCCGGCGTGTCGGCCGACTACCTCAAGATACGCAACTACGAAATCGCTGACGGCGTGATGTTCGACGACGAAACCGACCGCATGGCGAAAGTCTGCGTCATCGGGCAGACCGTCGTCAAGAACCTCTTCGCGGACACGGACCCCATCGGGAAAACCATCCGCTACAAGAACATCCCGCTGAAAGTCATCGGCACCCTCAAGGCGAAGGGCTCAGGCGATTTCGGGCAGGACCAGGACGACGTGATTTTCACGCCCTACCAGACCGTGATGAAACGCTTCGGCGCGACGACCAAGATACGCCAGATTCTCGCGAACTCCATCGGCGAAGGCTATGCCGAGAAGGCGACCGAAGAAATCATGGGCATCCTCAAGGAACGCCGCAGCTGGACAAAGCCCACCGACCCATTCCGCATCTTCACGCAAGAAGAAATGATTACGATGGTCACGAGCACGTCGGACCTGCTTTCGCTGGTGCTCACCGCCATCGCGGGCATTAGCTTGTTTGTAGGCGGCATCGGCATCATGAACATCATGTACGTCTCCGTTACCGAACGCACCAAGGAAATCGGGCTCCGCATGGCCATCGGCGCGCGCGGCCGCGACATTCTCCTCCAGTTTCTCTTCGAATCCGTCATCATCAGCCTGCTCGGCGGTGCCATCGGAATCGCGCTCGGAGTCGCCGCCTCCGAAATCGTGAAGAACGTGATGAACTGGCCCATGAGCGTATCGGCGATGAGCGTCATCGTGAGCTTCGGCGTATGCTTTGCTACCGGCGTATTTTTCGGGTGGTACCCTGCCCGCAAGGCGAGCCGGCTAGACCCCATCGAGGCGCTCCGGTTCGAGTGA
- the pflB gene encoding formate C-acetyltransferase yields the protein MSEAWKGFNGGLWQSEINVRDFIQRNYTAYEGGKEFLAGPTDATEKLWGELQKLQAEERKKGGVLDMDTDIVSTITSHKPGYISESLKDLEKVVGLQTDKPLKRAFMPFGGIKMAEESCQQYGYTPSPELHKIFTDYHKTHNQGVFDCYTPEIRAVRKAHLLTGLPDTYGRGRIVGDYRRVALYGIDYIIKQKQNDLAHVGDGTMTDDVIRLREEVAEQIKALKAMKVMAASYGFDISKPATNAREAFQWLYFGYLSAIKTQNGAAMSVGRISTFLDIYIERDLKNGALTESEAQELVDHMVMKFRMVKFARIESYNQLFSGDPVWATLEVAGMGQDGRSMVTKNDFRFLHTLENMGPSPEPNLTVLYTKRLPENFKEYAAFISVTTSSIQYENDDVMRPVWGDDYSICCCVSATQTGKEMQFFGARANLAKALLYAINGGKDEEAGLVPGMQIGPELAPITGDYLNYDEVMHKYDIMLEWLAGIYVNTLNLIHYMHDKYYYEAAELALIDTYVRRTFATGIAGFSHVVDSLCAIKYAKVKVIRGENGLAKDFQVEGDFPKYGNDDDRADEIAVWLLKEFIGKVKKHHTYRDAEPTTSILTITSNVVYGKATGSLPDGRPAHAPFAPGANPSYGAEKNGLLASLNSVAKLPYEYALDGISNTQTISPNALGHSDEERSQKLVTVMDGYFDQGAHHLNVNVFGVEKLLDAQAHPEKPEYANFTIRVSGYAVKFLSLTKEQQDDVISRTCHGVL from the coding sequence ATGAGTGAAGCTTGGAAAGGCTTTAACGGCGGACTCTGGCAGAGCGAAATCAACGTCCGCGATTTCATCCAACGTAACTACACCGCATACGAAGGCGGCAAGGAATTTTTGGCGGGTCCGACCGACGCCACTGAAAAACTTTGGGGCGAGCTCCAGAAGCTGCAGGCCGAAGAACGCAAGAAGGGCGGCGTGCTCGACATGGACACCGATATCGTTTCGACGATTACGAGCCATAAGCCGGGCTACATCAGCGAATCCCTCAAGGACCTCGAGAAGGTCGTGGGCTTGCAGACCGACAAGCCGCTCAAGCGCGCATTCATGCCGTTCGGCGGCATCAAGATGGCAGAAGAATCCTGCCAGCAGTACGGCTACACGCCGAGCCCCGAGCTGCACAAGATTTTCACCGATTACCACAAGACGCACAACCAGGGCGTGTTCGACTGCTACACTCCCGAAATCCGCGCCGTCCGCAAGGCTCACTTGCTCACCGGTCTTCCGGATACTTACGGCCGCGGGCGCATCGTGGGCGACTACCGCCGCGTTGCCCTCTACGGTATCGACTACATCATCAAGCAGAAGCAGAATGACCTCGCCCACGTTGGCGACGGCACCATGACCGACGACGTCATCCGCCTGCGCGAAGAAGTTGCAGAACAGATCAAGGCCCTCAAGGCCATGAAGGTGATGGCCGCAAGCTACGGTTTCGACATCTCGAAGCCCGCCACCAACGCCCGCGAAGCCTTCCAGTGGCTCTACTTCGGCTACCTTTCCGCCATCAAGACGCAGAACGGCGCCGCCATGAGCGTGGGCCGCATCTCGACCTTCCTCGACATTTATATCGAACGCGACCTCAAGAACGGCGCGCTCACCGAAAGCGAAGCGCAGGAACTCGTGGACCACATGGTCATGAAGTTCCGCATGGTGAAATTCGCCCGTATCGAGTCCTACAACCAGCTCTTCAGCGGCGACCCGGTGTGGGCAACCCTCGAAGTCGCCGGCATGGGCCAGGACGGACGCTCCATGGTCACCAAGAACGACTTCCGCTTCTTGCATACGCTCGAGAACATGGGCCCCTCTCCGGAGCCGAACCTCACCGTTCTCTACACCAAGCGCCTGCCCGAAAACTTCAAGGAATACGCCGCGTTCATTTCTGTGACGACCAGCTCGATCCAGTACGAAAACGACGACGTGATGCGCCCGGTTTGGGGTGACGACTACAGCATCTGCTGCTGCGTTTCCGCGACGCAGACCGGCAAGGAAATGCAGTTCTTCGGTGCCCGCGCGAACCTCGCCAAGGCCCTCCTCTACGCCATCAACGGCGGCAAGGACGAAGAAGCAGGTCTCGTGCCCGGCATGCAGATTGGCCCCGAACTCGCCCCGATTACGGGTGACTACCTGAACTACGACGAAGTGATGCACAAGTACGACATCATGCTCGAATGGCTCGCGGGTATCTACGTGAATACGCTGAACCTCATCCATTACATGCACGACAAGTACTACTACGAAGCCGCGGAACTCGCCCTCATCGATACCTATGTGCGCCGCACGTTCGCGACGGGTATCGCGGGCTTCAGCCACGTGGTCGACAGCCTCTGCGCCATCAAGTACGCAAAGGTCAAGGTCATCCGCGGCGAAAACGGCCTTGCCAAGGACTTCCAAGTCGAAGGCGACTTCCCGAAGTACGGCAACGACGACGACCGCGCCGACGAAATCGCAGTATGGCTCCTCAAGGAATTCATCGGAAAGGTCAAGAAGCACCACACCTACCGTGATGCGGAACCCACGACCTCCATCCTCACGATTACCAGCAACGTCGTGTACGGAAAGGCAACCGGCAGCCTCCCCGATGGCCGCCCGGCCCACGCCCCGTTCGCTCCCGGTGCAAACCCGAGCTACGGCGCCGAAAAGAACGGCCTCTTGGCATCGCTCAACTCCGTCGCGAAACTCCCCTACGAGTACGCGCTCGACGGCATCAGCAACACGCAGACCATCAGCCCGAACGCCCTCGGCCATAGCGACGAGGAACGCTCCCAGAAGCTCGTGACCGTGATGGACGGCTACTTCGACCAGGGCGCACACCACCTGAACGTGAACGTGTTCGGCGTGGAAAAGCTCCTCGACGCGCAGGCCCACCCGGAAAAGCCCGAATACGCGAACTTCACCATCCGCGTTTCCGGCTACGCCGTCAAGTTCCTCTCCTTGACGAAGGAACAGCAGGACGACGTCATCAGCCGCACCTGCCACGGCGTGCTGTAG
- a CDS encoding ABC transporter ATP-binding protein: MTQKNPILSIQNLRRDFKMGEETVHALRGVSFDIYPGEFVTIMGTSGSGKSTMLNILGCMDRPTSGHYILDGEHTEKLKGDALAKIRNQKIGFVFQSYNLLSRTTAIENVELPLLYNPKISADERHRRAIAALKMVGLEDRMNHLPNQMSGGQQQRVAIARALVNDPVIILADEATGNLDTRTSYEIMMIFQQLHRQGKTIAFVTHEPDIATFSERTVTLRDGLLKKDVKNDMQDAKAAFEALPPPEQFDEEE; the protein is encoded by the coding sequence ATGACACAAAAAAATCCCATACTTTCGATACAAAACCTCCGCCGCGACTTCAAAATGGGCGAAGAAACCGTGCATGCCCTGCGCGGGGTGAGTTTCGATATCTACCCCGGCGAATTCGTGACCATCATGGGAACATCCGGTTCCGGCAAGTCCACGATGCTCAATATCCTCGGCTGCATGGACCGGCCGACCTCCGGCCACTACATTCTGGACGGCGAACACACCGAAAAGCTCAAGGGCGACGCCCTCGCGAAAATCCGCAACCAGAAAATCGGTTTCGTGTTCCAGAGCTACAACCTGCTCAGCCGTACCACAGCCATCGAGAACGTAGAACTGCCGCTCCTGTACAACCCGAAAATTTCCGCCGACGAGCGCCACCGCCGCGCCATAGCGGCACTCAAGATGGTGGGCCTCGAAGACCGCATGAACCACCTGCCCAACCAGATGTCCGGCGGCCAGCAGCAGCGCGTGGCCATCGCCCGCGCCCTGGTGAACGACCCCGTGATTATCCTCGCCGACGAAGCGACCGGAAACCTAGACACGCGTACCAGCTACGAAATCATGATGATTTTCCAGCAGCTGCACCGGCAGGGCAAAACCATCGCCTTCGTGACGCACGAACCCGACATAGCGACCTTCAGCGAACGCACCGTCACGCTCCGCGACGGGCTTTTGAAAAAAGACGTGAAGAACGACATGCAAGACGCGAAAGCCGCCTTCGAGGCGCTCCCTCCGCCGGAACAATTTGACGAGGAGGAATAA